The Juglans microcarpa x Juglans regia isolate MS1-56 chromosome 8S, Jm3101_v1.0, whole genome shotgun sequence genome has a window encoding:
- the LOC121244114 gene encoding probable methyltransferase PMT25, with translation MVRGRYSQVDGRKSSTYCSTIPIMIFIAFCFVGIWTLMSSIVPVQNSDLIYQEAVNPTMTENSYRQFKDSSGSFPEDSTNGDGNTRNDQDIVEMESGNISKNNQHKVVTIEKPDNEQTESEEGRDENESDWVEGEKKLKTVESQDGIKQEDKVLSETIGEMIDKNHDKHLEKNTSELLHSGARSELLNDTTPQNGAWSTQVIELENEKESQQSSITMDLSGYSWKLCNATTGPDYIPCLDNWQAIRKLPSTSHYEHRERHCPDEAPTCLVPLPKGYRRPIKWPQSRDQIWYRNVPHKELADFKGGQNWVKVTGEYLTFPGGGTQFKHGALRYIDLIQKSLPAIAWGKRSHVILDVGCGVASFGGYLFKRDVLAMSFAPKDEHKAQVQFALERGIPAILSVMGTKRLPFPSAVFDLVHCSRCRVPWHIEGGKLLLELNRVLRPGGYFVWSATPVYRKNPEDSGIWKAMSKLTKSMCWDLVVIGKDKLNGVSAAIYRKPTSNECYDERLQNEPPLCNESDDPDAAWNVAMQACMHRVPVNASERGSRWPEQWPQRLEKPPYWLHSQVGVHGKGTPEDFTADYNHWKTVVSQSYLKGMGISWSSVRNVMDMKAAYGGFAAAMKDLEVWVMNVVPIDSPDMLPIIYERGLFGIYHDWCESFNTYPRSYDLLHADHLFSSLKKRCNLTAVIAEVDRILRPVGKLIVRDNDETIGEVENMAKSLQWEILFSYSKDNEGLLCVQKTWWRPTEMDTIMSAIA, from the exons ATGGTTCGGGGGAGGTATTCCCAAGTTGACGGGAGGAAGTCTTCAACTTACTGTTCGACCATACCTATCATGATATTCattgcattttgttttgttgggaTTTGGACTTTAATGTCATCCATTGTTCCAGTTCAAAATTCGGACTTGATTTATCAGGAGGCCGTAAATCCAACGATGACTGAAAATAGTTATAGGCAATTTAAGGACAGTTCTGGTTCTTTTCCAGAGGATTCTACAAATGGAGATGGCAATACCAGAAATGACCAAGACATAGTTGAAATGGAGTCTGGGAATATTTCCAAGAATAATCAGCACAAAGTGGTTACAATAGAGAAACCTGACAATGAGCAGACAGAGTCAGAGGAGGGACGGGATGAGAATGAATCAGATTGGGTTGAGGGTGAAAAGAAGCTGAAGACAGTGGAAAGTCAAGATGGAATAAAGCAGGAAGATAAAGTGCTTAGTGAGACCATCGGGGAAATGATTGATAAAAATCATGATAAGCATTTGGAAAAGAATACTTCTGAGCTTCTCCATTCTGGTGCTCGGTCGGAACTTTTGAATGATACTACCCCTCAAAATGGGGCTTGGTCGACCCAAGTAATAGAGTTAGAGAATGAGAAGGAATCACAACAATCTTCAATAACTATGGACCTCAGCGGCTACAGTTGGAAACTTTGTAATGCAACCACTGGGCCAGACTACATCCCTTGCCTTGATAATTGGCAAGCTATTAGAAAGCTTCCAAGTACGAGCCACTATGAACATCGAGAAAGGCACTGTCCTGATGAAGCTCCAACATGTCTTGTTCCTCTCCCTAAAGGATATAGACGGCCGATTAAGTGGCCTCAAAGCAGGGATCAA ATATGGTATCGTAATGTTCCCCACAAAGAGCTCGCAGACTTTAAGGGGGGCCAAAACTGGGTTAAAGTTACTGGTGAATACCTCACTTTTCCTGGCGGTGGAACTCAGTTCAAACATGGTGCTCTTCGTTACATTGATTTGATCCAAAAA TCTCTTCCTGCAATTGCATGGGGGAAAAGAAGCCATGTGATATTGGATGTTGGGTGTGGAGTGGCGAGTTTTGGAGGTTATCTTTTCAAAAGAGATGTTCTTGCAATGTCATTTGCTCCCAAAGATGAGCACAAAGCTCAAGTACAATTTGCACTTGAACGAGGAATCCCTGCTATATTGTCAGTTATGGGCACAAAAAGACTTCCCTTCCCTAGTGCTGTATTTGATCTTGTTCACTGTTCACGCTGTAGGGTCCCTTGGCACATTGAAG GCGGTAAACTTCTCTTGGAACTGAATCGTGTCTTGAGACCTGGTGGTTATTTTGTCTGGTCTGCTACTCCGGTGTATCGAAAGAATCCTGAAGATTCTGGCATTTGGAAAG CAATGTCTAAGCTAACAAAGTCAATGTGCTGGGATCTGGTGGTGATTGGAAAGGACAAATTAAATGGTGTCAGTGCGGCAATATACAGAAAACCCACTTCCAATGAGTGCTATGACGAAAGACTGCAAAATGAGCCTCCCCTTTGCAACGAATCTGATGATCCAGATGCAGCCTG GAATGTAGCAATGCAAGCGTGCATGCACAGAGTGCCAGTCAATGCATCAGAGCGGGGGTCTCGTTGGCCTGAGCAATGGCCTCAAAGGTTGGAGAAACCACCTTACTGGTTGCATTCTCAGGTTGGAGTCCATGGCAAGGGTACTCCTGAGGATTTCACTGCTGACTACAATCACTGGAAAACTGTTGTCTCCCAATCATATTTGAAAGGGATGGGAATCAGCTGGTCTTCTGTGAGAAATGTTATGGACATGAAAGCTGCATATGGAGG GTTTGCTGCGGCAATGAAGGATTTGGAAGTGTGGGTTATGAATGTAGTCCCGATCGATTCTCCAGACATGCTCCCAATAATATATGAGCGTGGTCTATTCGGAATATATCATGACTGGTGCGAATCATTTAACACCTACCCGAGATCTTACGATCTTCTCCATGCAGATCATCTTTTCTCCAGTCTTAAAAAGAG GTGTAACTTAACGGCTGTGATTGCAGAGGTTGACAGGATCCTTAGGCCAGTAGGAAAGCTGATTGTACGGGACAATGATGAAACCATTGGTGAAGTGGAGAACATGGCTAAATCTTTACAGTGGGAGATCCTATTTAGTTATTCAAAAGACAATGAGGGGTTGCTGTGTGTTCAGAAGACATGGTGGCGTCCCACAGAGATGGATACAATTATGTCAGCTATTGCTTAA